GCCGTCGCCTGGCCTGCGGCGTTCTGCGCGCGGTTCACCGCGTTGCGGCTGCTGCTTTCGGCCGTCGAGACGGCTGAACGGGCCCGATTCGCCGCCTGGTCCGCGGTGCCGGCCAGGGCATCGCGCGTGGCGGCGGTATCGAGGGCGCCGGTTGCGGACGAATCCAGTTGCGTCGCGCCGTTCAGCGTGCCATCGAGCGCACCGTTGCCGGCATTGGCGCCAGCCGCACCGGCCAGGTTGCCGGCGGCGTCAGCGGCGGCGTGGCCGTTCATCTGACGGGTGGCCTGGGTGGCGGTGTCCGTCGCGGTGGCGGCGGTGCGGGCGGCACGCTGGCGCAGACGCTCCGCGCGCCGCTCGGCTGCCCGCGTGTTGATGTCGGGAGAGAGACGGCCCATGCCGCGGGCCGAACCGTCGAGCTGGCCGCCGATCTGGCCACCGACCTGACCCATGGTCGCGTTGACAGGGCCTTGCAGGCCGCCGGTAATGCCGCCACCGAGTCCGCCGCCACCCAGGATCTGGGCGTGCAGCGGAGTCATCGAGGCCAGGGCGAGGGCGCTGGCGAGCAGGGCGATGTTGAGGGTCTTGTTACGGAGAGTTGTATTGCGCATGGGTGGACCTCCTGCCTGCGGCCGATCCGCGGCTTCCAGGATCCTTTACGTTTGCGCGCGGAAGATCCTTCCGTGCCGGTTGGCAATAGTTGGTTGGTGTTCAGCTTCAGGGCGACAGCAAGCCATAGCCGCAGCGCGGGTCGCGGTTCGATGCGCCCAGATGGCGGGCCTCGCCGGCCAGTTGCTGCTGCGTTTGCGCTGCGGCATCCGCATCGGGCGCGCCCAGCAGCTGCGCGGCCTTTCGCGCGACGATCGGCGCCGCGAACGAGGTGCCGCGCAGCGCGTTGCGGCCGTTGCCGACCACGCCGGACGCGCAGAAATCCACCTGGTCGCCGCTGCCGGCTTCGGGCAGCACGCGGTCGTGCGCATCGACGCCGCTGACGCCGATCACGCCCGGGTACGCAGCCGGAAACAGCGGCGGCGCTGCCGGTCCATCGTTGCCGACTGCGCTGACCAGCACATGGCCGCGCGCGATCATCGCCTGCACCGCGCGCGCTAGCACCGGGTTGTCCGGGCCGACCAGACTGATGTTGACCACCGCCACGCGCTCGCGCGCCATCCAGGCGAGCGCGTCAACGAGATTCGAGGTGGCGCCGCCGACCGCGTCGCCGCACCATAGGTCGGCGGCATACAGCGTGTCCGGGTCGCCGGCGACGAGGCGTGCGGCGACCGCGGTGCCGTGCCGCGACGGGTTTGCCGTCTTGCAGCCGTGCCGCTCGATGCGTGCGCGTGCCAGCGCGGGGTCGGTCGGGTCGACCCCGCCATCGATCAGCCCTACGCGTTGTGCCGGTGCACCGGACGAGGGTGTCGCTGTGCTCGTCGCGCCGGCCACGTCGCCCTGGCCGGCGGGCAGGTAGAGATGCTGGTAAGTGAATGCCGCGCCCGGCACGGCCTGCTGCAGGGCGCGCAGGGCCCTGGCCGTACTGCGTCCGCGGGTGTCGTGCAGGACCACGAAATCCAGCCCCAGCGTTGCGTCCGCCGACGCTTCCCGATCCACTACGAAACCCAGCGCCTGCACCGCATCGCGTTGCGCCGCCGACAAGCCCATGGCGAGGAACTCGCCACGCAGGACCGGGGCGCCGTGAGGGTCGACGTCGACGCGCCGGGGTTCCCTGCGCAACAGCGTCTCAATCTGCAACTTGCGCGTGATGGCCAGCGGTCCGCGCAGCAGGTCGTCGACGCTGCGCAAGGGCGACGTCGGAACGACGGCGGGCAGGTTCGTGCCGGGCACCTGCAGGTTGGGCAGACCTTGCACCGGTCCGAGTATCTGCGCTCGCGCCGGCGTCGCGCCGGCCACGGCCAGCGCGATGGCCAGCAACGGGACGAGCATGGCGGGCGGGCGGTGCAATGGCATGGCCGTGGGCCTCGGGAGCAACGGGGCCGGATGCTAGCATGGGCCCGCTTTACGCCCTCGAACTGCGCCGATGCGGGCGAGGGAAGGAATCCTCCCGTTCGGACGTAGTGGAAGGTGATGCGTGAATGCGAGCGACGCCGTGCGCGAAGGACTGATCCCGCTGCTGCCGCGCCTGCGCCGTCTGGCGCGGGCGCTGGCGGGCCAGGTCGCCGACGCCGACGACCTGGTGCAGATCGTGCTGGAACGCGCGCTGGCTCGTGCCGCGCAGTGGCGGCCGGACGCTGCGTTGGACAAGTGGGTGTTTGCGATCGCGCGCAACGCCTGGCGGGACGAACTGCGTGCGCGTGGCCGGACACAACATTTGTTCGCGCCCGAGGAAGCCGGTGAGATGGCTGCCGACCGCGCCAGCGCACAACCCGCGCAGCAGCTGGAACTGGCGATGGCGTTGGCGGCGTTGCCGCCCGACCACCGCGAAGTGGTGGCCCTGGTGCTGGTCGAGGGCATGTCGTACGGCGAGGCCGCCGAGCTGCTCGAGGTGCCGGTGGGCACCGTCACCAGTCGCCTGGCTCGCGCCCGCGCTAGCTTGCAGGCCCATCTTGGGAAAGACGCATGAACCCGATCGACGACGACACCTTGCAGGCTTATGTGGATGGCGAACTCGACGCCTCCGACGCCGCGCGCGTCGATGCCGCACTGACGCACGACGACGTGCTCGCCCGCCGCGTGCGGCAGGCGCGTGCCGTGCGCGCACAGCTGCGCGCCGCGTTCGATCCGGTGCTCGACGAACCGGTGCCGGAGCGGCTGTCCGCCTTGCTGCAGCCGCCGGCTGCGCAGGCGGCGATACCTGCCGCGCCACGCGTCGCGTCTGCGGGCGGGCACCGCACGGGCGCCAAGCGCAGCCGCGCGCCGCACCGCTGGTTCGTGCCGGGCGCCGCGCTGGCCGCGTCGGTGGCGCTGCTCGCCGTGGCCCTGTGGTGGTGGCGACCCGGCGGCGAGCTGGTGCGCATGCAGGGCGACCAGTCGTTCGCCGCCGGCGCGCTGGAGCGCGCGCTCGATCATGCACTGGCGAGCGAACCGGATGCGAAGGCCCTGGTGTCGATTGGCCTGAGTTTCCGCAGCAACGACGGGCGTATCTGCCGCACCTTCGTGCTGCACCCTGCGCCAGCCCGAGCCGGCCTTGCCTGCCATGGCGACACGGGCTGGGAGCTGCCGGTGCTCGGTACGGCGGCCGCGCCGGAAGGCGGCGAATTGCGCCAGGCGGCGAGCGCCCTGCCGCCTGCGGTGCAGGCCGCGGTCGATGCCCGCCTGCGCGGCAACGTGTTCGACGCACGGCAGGAGCACGCCGCGCGCGACGCCGGCTGGCGCTAGCTGTGCGGCAGCGGCCATTACCGCCGCCGGGGGCAACGGACCCTGAGCGGGAAGTTGACCTGCGCTTCGCAGGCGCGTCGCTACCATGGGGGCAACGGCCTGGGCCGGTGCGCTGTGCTGCGACAGCCGGCGCGTCGGGACATTGCATGGCCGTTTCCACCTGCCGGGAGGAACCATCCGTGTCCGATGAAAATGCGAAGAAGCCGATCGATCAGCTTGCCGACACGGTGGCGCAGCTCAAGGAGATGCGGCACTACTCGAAGAACAACGTGGAAACGCTGACCGCCGCGTGGCTGCTGTTCGACGGCGAATTGTCCAGGCTGAAGCAGGCGGACAAGCTGGCCGACCTGATGGACCGCCAGGGGCAACTGCACGAGGCGCTGGAGACGGTGATCAACGATCTGGACGAGCAACTGGCGAAGATGCAGCCCGAACCCGAGCCTGGGGCATAGGCGACCGCGGAGCGTCGCTGGCACCGGCACGGACTGCGTGGCGCGAGCCGGTCGGGCCGCGGCGCGATGGACGGTAGCGCGGCGTGCTGGCGCGTCGCTGGCCTGATATATATGCGCCTCAGGCCAGAGGCGGGCACGAACTTCCGGGGGCGGCGAGATGGTGGATGTTGAAAGCAGGGTGGAGGCCGATGGCGCTGTCTACCGGACGCTGCTGGAATCGACCCGGGCGATCCCGTGGAAGATCGACTGGGACAGCAAGCAGTTTGCCTACATCGGGCCGCAGATCGAGGCACTGCTGGGCTGGGCGCCGTCGAGCTGGGAAAGCGTGGGCGACTGGGCCAGCCGCATGCATCCGGAAGACCGCGACTGGGTGGTGGATTTCTGCGTGGCGCAATCGCAGGCAGGAGTGGACCACGAGGCCGACTACCGCGCGCTGACCCGCGACGGCCATTACGTCTGGATCCGCGACGTGGTGCACGTGGTGCGCCGGCCCGACGGCACGGTCGATTCGCTGATCGGCTTCATGTTCGACATCAGCGAGCGCAAGCGCACCGAGCAGCAGCTGGTCAGCCTGCAGAGGGAGATGGAGGAGCTTTCCTTCCGCGACGGCCTGACCGGCGTGGCCAACCGGCGGCGTTTCGACGCGATCATCGAGCTCGAGTGGAGCAACGCGCGGCACAACCGGCAGCCATTGTCGCTGCTGATGATCGATATCGACTATTTCAAGCAGTACAACGACTGCTACGGCCACCTGGAGGGCGATGCCTGCCTCAAGCGGGTGGCACGGCTGCTGAGTTCGGCGGCCACGCGTGCACGCGACCTGCTGGCGCGTTTCGGCGGCGAAGAGTTCGTGCTGGTATTGCCGGAAACCGACGCGGCGGCTGCCGCCAAGCTCGCCGACCGCTGCCGCGAACTGATCCTGGCCGAGCAGATTCCGCACGCGTCGTCGCCGATCGGTCCCGTGCTGACGATCAGCCTCGGCGTGGGCAGCATGATCCCGGGCTACGACGATGAAGGGCGGGCATTCATCGACACGGTGGACAAGCGGCTGTACCAGGCCAAGCAACACGGCCGCAACCGCATCGTGGCGGGGTAGCCCTGGCGTTCGCATCCGGCGAACGCATTCCGATGGAGAACAGCATGGGCAGGATCATTCTTTTCGCGGCGCTGGCCATTTTCGCGCTGCCGGTTTTTGCCGCAACCCAGTCCTACGCCGATGCCAAGGCGCTGGCCGATCGCGACGAGGCCTCCGTGTCGAAAGCGCAGTCGGCTGCGCTACTCGCCTCGCAGAAGGCGGCGATCGAGCGGATCGTCACGGCCTGCGCAGGGGGCATGGGGCCGGCGGGCATGCCGCCGTTTGTCGTCGTGGTGGAACTGGACGCGGCCGGCAAGGTGGCCGCGACGTGGCGCGAGGGCAGCTCCGACTTTGCCGTCTGCTTCCAGAAGCAGCTGGGCACGCTCTCGCTGTTCACCCCGCCGCGCGCGCCGTTCTACACGTCGTTCGAGATGAGCATGTCGCCTGGGGATTGACGCCCTGCGTCGGCATCGCCACCAACGCAGGAAGGCCCCGCGTGCGGGGCCTTCCTGCGTCCTACCTGGGCGAAGCGGCGCGGCCGATCAAGCCTCGGCTTCTTCCTTGTACGCATCCACCGGAATGCAGGCGCACTGGATGTGCTTGTCGCCGTAGACGTTGTCGACGCGGGCCACCGGCGGCCAGTACTTCTGCAGCTTCAGGCTGGCCAGCGGGAACACCGCCAGTTCGCGCGGGTAGGCATGGGTCCACTCGCTGCCGCTGACCATGGTGGCGGTGTGCGGGGCGTTTTTCAGCGGGTTGTCCTCGCGCTCCAGCTTGCCTTCCTCGATCGCGCGGATCTCGTCGCGGATCTGGATCATCGCGTCGATGAAACGGTCCAGTTCGTAGCGCGATTCGCTCTCAGTCGGTTCCACCATCAGGGTGCCGGAAACCGGGAAGCTCAGCGTGGGCGCGTGGAAGCCGAAGTCGATCAGCCGCTTCGCCACGTCCTCGGCGCCGATGCCGGTGGCGTCCTTGAGCGGGCGCAGGTCGAGGATGCACTCGTGCGCCACCAGCCCGTTGCGACCGGTGTACAGGGTGGGGTAGTGCGGCGCCAGCCGCCGGGCGATGTAGTTGGCGTTGAGCAGGGCGACCTGGGTGGCCTTGCGCAGGCCTTCCGCGCCCATCATCGCGATGTACATCCACGAGATCGGCAGGATCGACGCGCTGCCGAAGCTGGCCGCACTCACCATCGCGTTGCTGCCACTGCCATGCGTGCGCACGCCGTCCGCACCGAAGGCCTTGGGCAGGAACGGCGCCAGGTGCGACTTCACCGCGCACGGGCCCACGCCCGGGCCGCCGCCGCCGTGCG
This genomic stretch from Rhodanobacter thiooxydans harbors:
- a CDS encoding S8 family serine peptidase, coding for MPLHRPPAMLVPLLAIALAVAGATPARAQILGPVQGLPNLQVPGTNLPAVVPTSPLRSVDDLLRGPLAITRKLQIETLLRREPRRVDVDPHGAPVLRGEFLAMGLSAAQRDAVQALGFVVDREASADATLGLDFVVLHDTRGRSTARALRALQQAVPGAAFTYQHLYLPAGQGDVAGATSTATPSSGAPAQRVGLIDGGVDPTDPALARARIERHGCKTANPSRHGTAVAARLVAGDPDTLYAADLWCGDAVGGATSNLVDALAWMARERVAVVNISLVGPDNPVLARAVQAMIARGHVLVSAVGNDGPAAPPLFPAAYPGVIGVSGVDAHDRVLPEAGSGDQVDFCASGVVGNGRNALRGTSFAAPIVARKAAQLLGAPDADAAAQTQQQLAGEARHLGASNRDPRCGYGLLSP
- a CDS encoding sensor domain-containing diguanylate cyclase, with product MVDVESRVEADGAVYRTLLESTRAIPWKIDWDSKQFAYIGPQIEALLGWAPSSWESVGDWASRMHPEDRDWVVDFCVAQSQAGVDHEADYRALTRDGHYVWIRDVVHVVRRPDGTVDSLIGFMFDISERKRTEQQLVSLQREMEELSFRDGLTGVANRRRFDAIIELEWSNARHNRQPLSLLMIDIDYFKQYNDCYGHLEGDACLKRVARLLSSAATRARDLLARFGGEEFVLVLPETDAAAAAKLADRCRELILAEQIPHASSPIGPVLTISLGVGSMIPGYDDEGRAFIDTVDKRLYQAKQHGRNRIVAG
- a CDS encoding anti-sigma factor family protein, coding for MNPIDDDTLQAYVDGELDASDAARVDAALTHDDVLARRVRQARAVRAQLRAAFDPVLDEPVPERLSALLQPPAAQAAIPAAPRVASAGGHRTGAKRSRAPHRWFVPGAALAASVALLAVALWWWRPGGELVRMQGDQSFAAGALERALDHALASEPDAKALVSIGLSFRSNDGRICRTFVLHPAPARAGLACHGDTGWELPVLGTAAAPEGGELRQAASALPPAVQAAVDARLRGNVFDARQEHAARDAGWR
- a CDS encoding RNA polymerase sigma factor is translated as MNASDAVREGLIPLLPRLRRLARALAGQVADADDLVQIVLERALARAAQWRPDAALDKWVFAIARNAWRDELRARGRTQHLFAPEEAGEMAADRASAQPAQQLELAMALAALPPDHREVVALVLVEGMSYGEAAELLEVPVGTVTSRLARARASLQAHLGKDA